From one Variovorax sp. PBL-H6 genomic stretch:
- a CDS encoding ABC transporter ATP-binding protein — translation MSRTDAILSLANVECAYGPVKALRGVSLRVAKGQIATVLGSNGAGKSTILKTISGVLDPVRGSIKFKGEDIAGMEPARIVQRHLSHVPEGREVFPLLNVHENLLMGAYTRKDADGVARDLEQVYGYFPILKERERQPAGLLSGGQQQMLAISRALMAAPELILLDEPSLGLSPKLTKDIFDIVVRINRERGTSILLVEQNANMALQVADYGYVLENGRLVMEDRCERLRERDDIRQAYLGGHATGAHQKRRPNPRRLA, via the coding sequence ATGAGCCGAACGGACGCGATTCTTTCCTTGGCCAACGTGGAATGTGCGTACGGGCCGGTCAAGGCGCTGCGGGGCGTCAGCCTTCGCGTGGCGAAAGGGCAGATAGCCACCGTGCTCGGCTCGAACGGCGCGGGCAAGTCCACCATTCTGAAGACGATCTCGGGCGTGCTGGATCCGGTGCGCGGCAGCATCAAATTCAAGGGCGAGGACATTGCCGGCATGGAGCCCGCGCGCATCGTGCAGCGACATCTGAGCCACGTGCCTGAAGGACGCGAAGTGTTCCCGCTGCTGAATGTCCATGAGAACCTGTTGATGGGCGCCTACACGCGCAAGGATGCCGACGGCGTCGCCCGCGACCTCGAACAGGTCTATGGCTACTTTCCGATCCTGAAGGAGCGCGAACGGCAACCCGCGGGGCTGCTGTCGGGTGGCCAGCAGCAGATGCTGGCAATCTCCCGGGCGTTGATGGCGGCACCCGAATTGATCCTGCTGGACGAGCCCAGCCTGGGGCTGAGCCCGAAGCTGACGAAGGACATCTTCGACATCGTGGTGCGAATCAACCGGGAGCGGGGCACCAGCATCCTGCTGGTGGAGCAGAACGCGAACATGGCGCTGCAGGTGGCTGACTACGGCTACGTGCTGGAGAACGGCCGGCTCGTGATGGAAGACCGCTGTGAGCGGCTGCGCGAGAGGGACGACATCCGCCAGGCCTACCTGGGCGGCCATGCAACGGGCGCGCACCAGAAGCGGCGGCCGAACCCACGGAGGCTTGCCTGA
- a CDS encoding acyl-CoA carboxylase subunit beta yields MNTVRSDLAAVRAAQAARLDAQRPAAVERQRKRGRWTVREVVDVLVDAQSFVEYGGLAQPATEGMTGAADGLVMGTGRIGGQPADVVLYDYTVYAGTQSAINHMKMTRMFEHALRFRLPLVCWLDGGGARPHDMLLAARGKTPTFVVFARLSGWVPTIGVVPGVAFAGQANLAGLCDFLIGVRGSALGLAGPPLVEAALGVKYSPQEIGAAEVHEASGVYDIVADDDAHAVALAQRYLAYFGPAQACTAARDQSVLRDLVPENSRQSYDVRTVIDILADEDSVLELKPAFGGCVVTALMRLGGRSVGVIANQPLVLAGAIDSDGSVKAARFASICDAFDIPLLLLCDTPGLMVGPDAEKTGLVRHSARLLTAIANATVPLLTVVLRKAYGLGYYIMGSQPLDPAILLAWPSAEYGGMGLEGAVNIIYRRELDAMTDPDERARLHARLTAELKEEHSAVIAGSRFTYDDVIDPAHTRELLLRTLESLPPPAPRTTRKRLVEPF; encoded by the coding sequence GCAGCGGCCCGCCGCCGTCGAGCGCCAGCGCAAGCGCGGGCGCTGGACGGTGCGCGAGGTGGTCGATGTGCTGGTCGACGCGCAGAGCTTTGTCGAGTACGGCGGGCTCGCGCAGCCGGCCACCGAAGGCATGACGGGTGCCGCGGATGGCCTGGTGATGGGAACCGGCCGAATCGGCGGTCAGCCGGCGGACGTGGTGCTGTACGACTACACCGTGTACGCCGGCACGCAGAGCGCCATCAACCACATGAAGATGACGCGCATGTTCGAGCACGCGCTGAGGTTCCGTTTGCCACTGGTGTGCTGGCTGGATGGCGGCGGCGCCAGGCCGCACGACATGTTGCTGGCCGCGCGCGGCAAGACCCCGACCTTCGTCGTCTTCGCGCGGCTGAGCGGTTGGGTGCCGACCATCGGCGTGGTGCCCGGCGTGGCGTTCGCCGGGCAGGCGAACCTGGCGGGCCTGTGCGATTTCCTGATCGGCGTGCGCGGAAGCGCGCTCGGGCTGGCCGGACCGCCCCTGGTCGAAGCCGCCCTGGGCGTGAAGTACTCGCCGCAGGAGATCGGCGCGGCGGAAGTGCACGAGGCCTCGGGCGTGTACGACATCGTGGCCGACGACGACGCCCACGCGGTAGCGCTCGCCCAGCGCTACCTGGCGTATTTCGGCCCGGCGCAAGCCTGCACCGCCGCCCGGGATCAGTCCGTGCTGCGCGATCTGGTTCCCGAGAATTCGCGGCAGTCGTATGACGTGCGGACGGTGATCGACATCCTCGCCGATGAAGACAGCGTGCTCGAACTCAAACCCGCCTTCGGTGGCTGCGTCGTCACGGCGCTGATGCGCCTGGGCGGCCGCAGCGTCGGCGTGATAGCCAACCAGCCGCTGGTGCTCGCGGGCGCCATCGACAGCGACGGCTCCGTGAAGGCTGCGCGCTTCGCCTCCATCTGCGACGCCTTCGACATCCCCCTGCTGCTGCTGTGCGACACCCCGGGCCTCATGGTAGGACCCGACGCGGAGAAGACGGGCCTCGTGCGTCACAGCGCGCGCCTGCTCACCGCCATTGCGAACGCCACCGTTCCGCTGCTCACCGTGGTGTTGCGCAAGGCCTATGGGCTCGGCTACTACATCATGGGCTCGCAGCCGCTGGACCCGGCCATCCTGCTCGCATGGCCGAGCGCCGAGTACGGCGGCATGGGGCTGGAAGGGGCCGTGAACATCATCTACAGGCGCGAGCTCGATGCCATGACCGATCCCGACGAGCGCGCGCGGCTGCATGCGCGCCTGACCGCCGAGCTGAAGGAGGAGCACTCCGCCGTGATCGCGGGCAGCCGCTTCACCTACGACGACGTGATCGATCCGGCGCACACGCGCGAGCTGCTGCTGCGCACATTGGAGTCGCTGCCGCCCCCGGCGCCGCGCACGACCCGCAAGCGGCTCGTCGAGCCTTTCTGA
- a CDS encoding AMP-binding protein produces the protein MSSTWRDPRVPDAPRCVLKPVLERWAREQPDAVFARFDDGTEWTWAQTLDIAQRTAAGLQSLGVGQGDNVLSWLPNGPDALRVWFGANLLGAVYVPLNTAYRGRMLEHAVRTAKAGVMVVHAGLADRLAELPSDCLRDVVVVRATAAVPEGAARWHTQERLDGDAATLAAPPQDIQPWHTQSIVFTSGTTGPSKGVESSYLHLFSASFDPFPYLASSDRYLVSLPLFHVGGTVAVYAMLLRGASVAIVDSFRLDTFWQTVAATRSTFCCLLGSMATLLAKAPPSHEDQGHGLRHALMIPLSEDAVAFKRRFGCDIYTLFNMSEISVPLVSGVNPTALGTCGRPRSGVEVRIVDENDCEVAPGDTGELLVRSDRPWALAHAYFGDPQATARAWRNGWFHTGDAFRVDPDGDYRFVDRMKDSIRRRGENISSFEVEAEVCTHPAVLEAAAVAVPSPHGEDDVLVAVVLRPGASLDPAQLLHHLIARMPHFMVPRYVRVVAALPRTPTQKVQKHALRAQGVTADCWDREAAGVRVRRTELKQG, from the coding sequence ATGTCCAGCACATGGCGCGACCCGCGGGTGCCCGATGCACCCCGATGCGTACTGAAGCCCGTGCTCGAACGCTGGGCGCGCGAGCAGCCGGATGCCGTCTTCGCCCGCTTCGACGACGGCACCGAATGGACCTGGGCGCAGACGCTCGACATTGCGCAGCGCACCGCAGCCGGCCTGCAGTCGCTGGGCGTGGGGCAGGGCGACAACGTGCTCTCGTGGTTGCCCAATGGGCCTGACGCGCTGCGCGTCTGGTTCGGGGCCAACCTGCTCGGCGCGGTGTACGTGCCCCTCAACACAGCGTACCGTGGGCGCATGCTGGAGCATGCCGTGCGCACCGCGAAGGCCGGCGTGATGGTGGTGCATGCGGGCCTCGCGGATCGGCTCGCCGAGCTGCCGTCGGACTGCCTGCGCGACGTGGTCGTCGTGCGCGCCACAGCGGCGGTGCCGGAAGGCGCAGCAAGGTGGCACACGCAGGAGCGACTGGACGGCGACGCGGCCACGCTCGCTGCGCCGCCGCAGGACATCCAGCCCTGGCATACGCAGAGCATCGTCTTCACGTCGGGCACCACCGGCCCTTCGAAGGGCGTGGAGTCCTCGTACCTGCATCTGTTCTCGGCTTCCTTCGACCCGTTCCCTTACCTTGCTTCGAGCGACCGGTACCTCGTGTCGCTGCCGCTCTTTCACGTGGGCGGAACCGTGGCGGTGTACGCGATGCTGTTGAGGGGCGCGTCGGTGGCGATCGTCGACTCGTTCCGGCTCGACACCTTCTGGCAGACCGTGGCCGCCACGCGCAGCACCTTCTGCTGCCTGCTCGGCAGCATGGCCACGCTGCTGGCCAAGGCGCCGCCATCGCACGAGGACCAGGGCCACGGTCTGCGCCACGCGCTGATGATCCCGCTCAGCGAGGACGCGGTCGCGTTCAAGCGCCGCTTCGGCTGCGACATCTACACGCTGTTCAACATGTCGGAGATTTCGGTGCCCCTCGTGTCGGGCGTCAACCCCACCGCACTGGGCACCTGCGGCCGGCCCCGATCCGGCGTCGAGGTGCGCATCGTCGACGAGAACGACTGCGAGGTGGCGCCCGGCGACACCGGCGAATTGCTGGTGCGCAGCGACCGCCCCTGGGCGCTGGCCCACGCGTACTTCGGTGACCCCCAGGCCACCGCCCGTGCCTGGCGCAACGGCTGGTTCCACACCGGCGACGCCTTCCGGGTCGATCCCGACGGGGACTACCGGTTCGTGGACCGGATGAAGGATTCGATCCGTCGCCGCGGCGAGAACATTTCCTCTTTCGAGGTCGAGGCCGAGGTGTGCACGCACCCGGCTGTGCTGGAGGCCGCGGCCGTCGCCGTGCCCAGCCCGCATGGCGAGGATGACGTGCTGGTGGCGGTTGTGCTGCGGCCGGGCGCGAGCCTGGACCCCGCGCAGTTGCTGCACCACCTCATTGCCCGCATGCCCCACTTCATGGTGCCGCGCTATGTGCGCGTGGTCGCGGCCCTGCCGCGCACGCCGACGCAGAAGGTGCAGAAGCACGCGCTGCGGGCGCAAGGCGTGACGGCCGACTGCTGGGATCGCGAGGCGGCCGGCGTGCGCGTGCGCCGCACGGAACTGAAACAGGGTTGA
- a CDS encoding ABC transporter substrate-binding protein, with protein sequence MSIRGVHWIVALGLAALPLCSLADQGVTKNEILIGTIQDLSGPLAAYSKESLNGMNMRLEEVNAAGGVHGRKVRLLVEDSGYDTKKAMLAAQKLAQSDKIFAVAGSMGTTIALTTQQVFADAGVVNLFPLGSARGLYEPPEMKFAFSVPYFQQGRGIVKSLLATKADRKWCSLVQDDDLGTELMAGVDSAMKEAGKTVSERTTYKRAATDFSSQVARLKSAGCDTVILGTTLRETVGTLNEAKKIGFTPQFVATSAAYSHLLPRLGGAVTEGIYASHSATQPYADEGSKATRDWYAAYVAKYKEEPGQFAVMGYAIMDWTLKAAEKAGADLSTRRFIEAMETSSFPRDKLGFDTMTFTKTKHLGSEAIRVSQLKNGKWTPVSDFITP encoded by the coding sequence ATGAGCATTCGAGGAGTTCACTGGATCGTGGCATTGGGCCTTGCGGCTTTGCCGTTGTGCAGCCTGGCCGACCAGGGCGTGACCAAGAACGAGATCCTGATCGGCACGATCCAGGACCTCTCGGGCCCGCTGGCCGCCTACAGCAAGGAGTCGCTCAACGGCATGAACATGCGGCTGGAAGAAGTGAATGCCGCCGGCGGCGTGCACGGCCGCAAGGTCCGGCTGCTGGTCGAAGACTCGGGCTACGACACCAAGAAGGCCATGCTGGCCGCGCAGAAGCTCGCGCAGAGCGACAAGATCTTCGCGGTCGCCGGTTCGATGGGCACCACCATCGCGCTGACCACGCAGCAGGTGTTCGCGGATGCGGGCGTGGTCAACCTGTTCCCGCTCGGCTCCGCGCGCGGTCTCTACGAGCCGCCCGAGATGAAGTTTGCTTTCTCGGTGCCGTACTTCCAGCAGGGGCGCGGCATCGTCAAGTCGTTGCTGGCCACCAAGGCAGACCGCAAGTGGTGCTCGCTCGTGCAGGACGACGACCTCGGCACGGAGCTGATGGCCGGTGTCGATTCGGCGATGAAGGAGGCCGGCAAGACGGTCTCGGAACGCACGACGTACAAGCGCGCAGCGACCGACTTTTCATCGCAGGTGGCCCGGCTGAAAAGCGCGGGCTGCGACACCGTGATCCTCGGCACCACGCTGCGCGAGACGGTGGGCACGTTGAACGAAGCGAAGAAGATCGGGTTCACCCCTCAGTTCGTCGCGACGTCGGCCGCGTACTCGCATCTGTTGCCCAGGCTGGGTGGGGCGGTGACGGAGGGGATCTACGCGTCTCATTCGGCCACGCAGCCGTACGCGGACGAAGGCTCGAAGGCCACGCGCGACTGGTATGCGGCCTACGTGGCCAAGTACAAGGAAGAGCCGGGTCAGTTCGCCGTCATGGGCTACGCGATCATGGACTGGACCCTCAAGGCCGCGGAGAAGGCCGGCGCCGACCTGAGCACCCGCCGATTCATCGAGGCCATGGAGACCAGCAGCTTCCCGCGTGACAAGCTGGGCTTCGACACGATGACGTTCACAAAGACAAAACACCTCGGCTCCGAGGCGATCCGCGTGTCGCAGCTGAAGAACGGCAAGTGGACGCCGGTCTCCGACTTCATCACGCCCTGA
- a CDS encoding AMP-dependent synthetase/ligase, protein MSPSRGTLPAEFSRLVAERPDATVMRQKELGVWRQYSARDVGEQVARIAAGLSALGVRPGEVVAIAAGTCKEWLLADLGAQTAGATVAGVHVTDAAHETCRELAALEARVLFIEGEEQFETLLEAGELARLEHIVVFRADGLRRAGDPRLVSLHDLQARGQQALAADASLVQRLLSSRTAADAAMIVYTSGATGRSKGVLLSHRAVLTAAGALQTALAGTGAMAGERVLFQPLSHVMERIGGMYASLMQGAVLNFVESQDTVFDNLREVQPDVIFAVPRIWERLHSSLVVTLHEATRLQQWAYERTLRLGESVARAREQGTTASAATRLLHAVGNRLVLGNLRRMMGLDRLRVGISGGAPLSPSLVRWYRGMGIDLRHAWGLTEMAGYAAIAEAGDAPESAGRPLPGVEVRLSEQAEILVKGASLLSGYRGSAPRSQSQWQSQSQSQPELDDGWLRTGDIGRIDASGRLEIVGRLDEVIAMATGRQVFPMELENRIKSSPYVADVVVVGDGRPQLSCLVMIDHEAVEQWAQERQVAFSDFRSLCASPEVLKLIGDELKRTGAQAEQGVIAFRLIDTPADGDEASLTPAMKLKRWRIVDRYSGAIDSMYAVAAA, encoded by the coding sequence ATGAGCCCGTCGCGCGGCACGCTGCCAGCGGAATTTTCGCGACTCGTGGCCGAGCGGCCCGACGCCACGGTCATGCGTCAGAAGGAACTGGGCGTGTGGCGCCAGTATTCGGCTCGCGATGTCGGCGAGCAGGTGGCGCGCATCGCTGCGGGGCTTTCCGCCTTGGGCGTGCGACCGGGCGAGGTGGTCGCCATTGCGGCAGGCACGTGCAAGGAATGGCTGCTGGCCGACCTCGGGGCGCAGACCGCAGGCGCCACCGTCGCCGGGGTGCATGTCACGGACGCAGCGCACGAGACATGCCGCGAGCTTGCCGCTCTGGAAGCGCGCGTGCTGTTCATCGAAGGCGAGGAGCAGTTCGAGACCCTGCTGGAAGCGGGCGAGCTGGCGCGGCTGGAGCACATCGTCGTGTTCCGCGCGGACGGGCTGCGGCGCGCCGGCGACCCGCGCCTGGTCAGCCTGCACGATCTGCAGGCGCGCGGCCAGCAGGCACTCGCCGCTGACGCGAGCCTTGTGCAGCGCCTGCTGAGTTCGCGCACCGCCGCCGACGCCGCGATGATCGTCTACACGTCGGGTGCCACCGGCCGATCAAAGGGCGTGCTGCTGTCGCACCGGGCCGTGTTGACCGCCGCAGGTGCACTGCAAACGGCTTTGGCGGGGACCGGCGCCATGGCGGGCGAGCGCGTTCTGTTCCAGCCCTTGAGCCACGTCATGGAGCGCATCGGCGGCATGTACGCCAGCTTGATGCAAGGCGCCGTGCTGAACTTCGTCGAGAGCCAGGACACCGTGTTCGACAACCTGCGCGAAGTGCAGCCCGATGTGATCTTCGCGGTGCCGAGAATCTGGGAGCGGCTGCATTCGTCCCTGGTGGTCACCTTGCATGAAGCGACGCGACTCCAGCAGTGGGCCTACGAGCGCACGCTGCGCCTGGGCGAGTCCGTGGCGCGCGCGCGGGAGCAGGGCACGACAGCCTCGGCCGCGACCCGCCTTCTGCATGCGGTGGGCAATCGGCTGGTGCTGGGAAATCTGCGCCGCATGATGGGCCTGGACCGGCTGCGCGTGGGGATTTCCGGCGGTGCGCCGCTGTCGCCCAGCCTGGTGCGCTGGTATCGCGGGATGGGCATCGATCTGCGGCATGCCTGGGGCCTGACGGAGATGGCGGGGTATGCCGCCATCGCCGAAGCGGGCGACGCGCCCGAGAGTGCGGGCCGGCCCCTTCCTGGCGTGGAGGTCCGGCTCTCGGAGCAGGCCGAGATCCTGGTCAAGGGAGCATCCCTGCTGTCGGGGTATCGAGGCAGTGCGCCGCGGTCGCAGTCGCAGTGGCAGTCGCAGTCGCAGTCGCAGCCCGAGCTCGACGATGGCTGGTTGCGTACCGGCGATATCGGACGCATCGATGCCTCGGGCCGGCTCGAAATCGTCGGTCGGCTCGACGAGGTGATCGCGATGGCAACCGGGCGGCAAGTGTTCCCGATGGAACTGGAGAACCGCATCAAGTCCAGCCCCTACGTTGCCGATGTCGTGGTGGTCGGCGACGGGCGTCCCCAGCTGTCCTGCCTGGTGATGATCGACCACGAGGCGGTCGAGCAATGGGCACAAGAGCGGCAAGTTGCTTTTTCGGACTTTCGTTCGCTCTGCGCCAGTCCCGAGGTGCTGAAGCTGATCGGCGACGAACTCAAGCGCACCGGGGCACAGGCCGAGCAAGGCGTGATCGCCTTCCGGCTGATCGACACACCCGCCGATGGCGACGAAGCGTCATTGACGCCTGCGATGAAACTGAAGCGATGGCGCATCGTGGATCGATACAGCGGCGCCATCGACAGCATGTATGCCGTCGCGGCCGCTTGA
- a CDS encoding branched-chain amino acid ABC transporter permease, which produces MRFVFKTDYFQDIALAHRPGQRLWYGLLALALAALPLWAGAYWISQVTLILIYAVAGLGLMLLAGYTGLVSIGHAAFLGVGAYAQSYLVGKGWPFPLALLAAGGLSAAIGVIVGLPALRVKGIYLAIATLAFGFIAEEVFARWESVTGGNGGLQVKAPAIGAWQLRSSESLYYLSLVLCVVVTLCVLNLLRGSTGRAFIAMRDSEVSAQSMGIHLARYKTLAFSLSAGIVGLAGALYAHKLRFVSPEQFGISQSIDLLLLVVVGGLGSVHGAFLGAIFLITMPQLISIAKDFLPSAIAQATGLQALVFGAVLMGFVMFEPQGLYGRWVKVRTYFEMFPAYRKGLFRRQKSFQKSERLK; this is translated from the coding sequence ATGCGCTTCGTTTTCAAGACCGATTACTTCCAGGACATCGCCTTGGCGCATCGGCCGGGGCAGCGGCTCTGGTACGGGCTGCTCGCCCTGGCGCTCGCCGCGCTGCCGCTGTGGGCCGGCGCGTACTGGATCTCACAGGTCACGCTGATCCTCATCTACGCTGTCGCAGGCCTGGGCTTGATGCTTCTGGCCGGCTACACGGGCCTCGTCTCGATCGGCCACGCGGCGTTCCTGGGCGTGGGCGCGTACGCGCAGTCTTATCTCGTCGGCAAGGGCTGGCCGTTCCCGCTCGCCCTGCTGGCGGCCGGCGGGCTCTCTGCGGCGATCGGTGTCATCGTGGGTCTGCCCGCCTTGCGCGTCAAGGGCATCTATCTGGCCATTGCCACGCTGGCCTTCGGCTTCATTGCCGAGGAGGTATTCGCCCGCTGGGAGTCCGTCACCGGCGGCAATGGCGGCCTGCAGGTCAAGGCACCGGCGATCGGCGCCTGGCAACTGCGATCTTCCGAATCCCTTTACTACCTGTCGCTGGTGCTTTGCGTGGTGGTGACGCTGTGCGTACTGAACCTGCTGCGCGGGTCCACCGGCCGTGCCTTCATTGCCATGCGCGACTCCGAGGTGTCGGCGCAGAGCATGGGGATTCACCTGGCCCGCTACAAGACGCTGGCTTTCTCGTTGTCGGCCGGCATCGTCGGGCTGGCCGGCGCGTTGTACGCGCACAAGCTGCGGTTCGTCTCGCCGGAGCAGTTCGGCATTTCGCAGTCCATCGATCTGCTGCTGCTGGTCGTGGTCGGCGGCCTGGGCTCGGTGCATGGTGCCTTTCTGGGTGCCATCTTCCTCATCACGATGCCGCAGCTCATCTCCATCGCGAAGGACTTTCTCCCCTCCGCCATCGCCCAGGCGACCGGCCTGCAGGCCCTGGTGTTCGGCGCCGTCCTCATGGGGTTCGTGATGTTCGAGCCGCAGGGCTTGTATGGCCGCTGGGTGAAGGTCCGGACGTACTTCGAGATGTTCCCTGCTTACCGGAAGGGCCTGTTCAGGCGGCAGAAGTCTTTCCAGAAATCCGAACGGCTGAAGTAG
- a CDS encoding ABC transporter ATP-binding protein gives MTEIILSAHDLSVRFGGVLAVDRVSFDVRRGEVFTLIGPNGAGKTTVFNLISRIYEPSSGHITFEERRITDLPPHGIASVGIARTFQNIELFEHASVLQNLLIGHHAHRAAGFWSELFFTPAAKRAELEARLLAEQVIELLRLQRYRDSLVAGLPYGIRKVVEIGRALCTKPKLLLLDEPSSGLNPEETGGMAWWIEEIRDELGITVLMVEHDMTLVSRVSDRVLAMNQGQVLAEGTPAEVQSHPGVIQAYLGTVDAEPEAARRVA, from the coding sequence ATGACGGAGATCATTCTTTCCGCGCATGACCTCTCGGTGCGCTTCGGTGGCGTGCTGGCGGTCGACCGCGTGAGTTTCGACGTGCGGCGCGGCGAGGTCTTTACGCTGATCGGCCCCAATGGCGCGGGCAAGACGACCGTGTTCAACCTGATCAGCCGCATCTACGAGCCCAGCAGCGGGCACATCACCTTCGAAGAAAGGCGCATCACCGATCTACCGCCTCATGGCATCGCGTCTGTCGGCATTGCACGCACGTTCCAGAACATCGAGTTGTTCGAGCACGCGAGCGTGCTGCAAAACCTGTTGATCGGGCACCATGCGCATCGCGCAGCCGGGTTCTGGAGCGAGCTGTTCTTCACGCCCGCAGCGAAGCGCGCCGAGCTGGAGGCGCGCCTGCTGGCGGAGCAGGTCATCGAACTGCTGCGCCTGCAACGCTACCGCGATTCGCTGGTCGCCGGCTTGCCTTATGGCATCCGCAAGGTGGTGGAGATCGGCAGGGCGCTGTGCACCAAGCCCAAGCTGCTGCTCCTGGACGAACCCTCGTCCGGCTTGAACCCCGAGGAGACGGGCGGCATGGCGTGGTGGATCGAGGAGATACGCGACGAACTGGGGATCACCGTGTTGATGGTGGAGCACGACATGACGCTGGTCTCGCGCGTCTCGGATCGCGTCCTGGCGATGAACCAGGGGCAGGTGCTGGCCGAAGGCACGCCCGCCGAGGTGCAGAGCCACCCCGGCGTGATCCAGGCTTACCTGGGCACGGTCGACGCCGAGCCCGAAGCCGCGAGGAGGGTTGCATGA
- a CDS encoding branched-chain amino acid ABC transporter permease produces MDFLQQVFSGIALGCIYALIALGFVLIYKATETVNFAQGELMMLGAFAGLALVKFAGLPFWIAVLVALVGITAFGALVERLVIRPVLGQPQFTVVMLTIGLGYVLRGLITMVPVIGSETSAFDPPYKGMVWKVGGLILSYEQATVIAVTIVLCCAFFMLFKHTKVGIGMQAASQNQLAAHYMGIPVKRLNGLVWGLSAGAAGLAGLLLAPFTFVHVNMGYIGLKAFPAAVIGGFGSLPGAVVGGLAIGLVESLSGYYLPEGFKDVAAYVLVLAMLMVKPNGLFGTATRKKV; encoded by the coding sequence GTGGACTTCCTGCAGCAGGTCTTCTCGGGCATCGCGCTGGGATGCATCTACGCGTTGATCGCGCTCGGTTTCGTGCTCATCTACAAGGCCACGGAGACGGTGAACTTCGCGCAGGGCGAACTGATGATGCTCGGCGCCTTCGCCGGCCTGGCGCTGGTGAAGTTCGCGGGCCTGCCGTTCTGGATCGCGGTGCTGGTGGCGCTGGTGGGTATCACGGCGTTCGGCGCGCTGGTCGAGCGGCTCGTGATCCGGCCCGTGCTGGGTCAGCCCCAGTTCACCGTCGTGATGCTGACCATCGGGCTCGGCTACGTGCTGCGCGGCCTGATCACCATGGTGCCGGTCATCGGCTCGGAAACCAGCGCCTTCGACCCTCCGTACAAGGGGATGGTGTGGAAGGTCGGCGGATTGATCCTGAGCTATGAACAAGCAACGGTGATCGCCGTCACCATCGTCCTGTGCTGCGCGTTCTTCATGCTGTTCAAGCACACGAAGGTGGGCATCGGCATGCAGGCCGCCTCGCAGAACCAGCTTGCCGCGCACTACATGGGCATCCCGGTGAAGCGGCTGAACGGCCTGGTGTGGGGGCTGTCCGCGGGCGCGGCCGGATTGGCGGGGCTGTTGCTCGCGCCCTTCACCTTCGTTCACGTGAACATGGGCTACATCGGCCTGAAGGCTTTCCCTGCAGCGGTGATCGGTGGCTTCGGCAGCCTGCCGGGGGCGGTGGTCGGCGGGCTGGCGATCGGCTTGGTCGAGTCTCTGTCGGGCTACTACCTGCCTGAAGGCTTCAAGGACGTGGCAGCGTATGTGCTCGTGCTGGCGATGCTGATGGTCAAGCCCAACGGACTGTTCGGCACGGCGACCCGAAAGAAGGTCTAG